Genomic segment of Vitis riparia cultivar Riparia Gloire de Montpellier isolate 1030 chromosome 19, EGFV_Vit.rip_1.0, whole genome shotgun sequence:
tccCCAAAAGTTTAGAGGaagaaagagtttttttttttctctttctctccctcTATTTGAATTCATCACTTTTTATAAACCAAAGATcaagatctctctctctctcaataaaGGTTTGAGAATCTGTGTAAAATATGGCTGAAATCCTCAGTAATtgtaaaatatggttaaaatcTACGGTTGAAAGATCCTACAAactaggaaaaaataaatatacataataacaaataatctaagatcaaggaaagaatcaaacagtagagctctctctctctaagtTTAGCATGTTATGTCGTGGACAAATAAATTTCAAcgaaaaacattaaaaattcaaGGATGGTTGTAAAAATTCTAACTAATCTTTCAGAATTAAGCATGTTATGTTGTGGATATCTCATTCATGTTATGCCGTGGATATCTCatgtatatatctatatatatatatatagaaaaacaaataaattccaACAAAAAACATTAGAAATTCAAGGATGGTTGTAAAAATTCTAACTAATCTTTCGGAGTTAAGCATGTTATGTTGTGgatatctcattcattttcttatccTTTCATACTTAGATATtcaaatgagaatgagaataaaattaaaatcaattttaaaagaaataaaatttcatttataagtgagatttcaatgaagtattttgatttttttgtacaagtaattcttaaaaatatttttcaaaaattaaaaaatcaaaaaattttttggataaattattttttaaaatatttttatttagattttgtaaaaaatatatattataaattccaTTTATATGATATAAGCTAAATTTAGTTCaagtcattaaaaataaaaataattttgtaattataaataaatttaaaaataaaaacttattactaatattattttattctaaatgaatttaaaaacaaataaactttaattttttaaagtataaatgagtcaaattttttattagatgcATACCTTTAATACTCACTTAAGAATATGATATTCTGAATTgttttatttagtatttgaaaattttttatttaatgtataattaataagttttttttttaaatttaaagatttattaaaaaaaatttaatcattaattatgtctattaatttttatagttattatatacatttttgagttttaaattatttttaaaaaaaaattattaaatttattactttgtttttaaaaattgcttcTCAAAAACGATAATTAAATAAtggtataaaattttaaaataaatttgtttcaaatcacacaccaaaataattttttattatttagcaaaaaatctctcaattttttttaaatgaaaataaaaaattactttaaactATGCAtaatgttagattttttttaaaataaaaataaatattttaacattaaaatgaaaacaaataatcatttcaacCTTACATTTCTAAATAAAACCTTACATTCCTAAATAAATCAAAacgaaaaaattgaaattatcgaatttattcattttcaagaatgaaaagaaaatattcatTTACATTCTTTATTCTCATATATCAAAATCTTAGactaaaaaatacaaatttgaaaatatttgcattataaaattattatattaattatttattttaaaagtttaattttaaaaatctagtcatcaattatgattttatatttaaatttaaattatagatGATGGCTATGATTAATTTGAACTTTAAATCCGTTAGAGACtatatttttgttcatttaaaaaaaattcaaaattatagttaataattatgattttgtcACGTTATTTTTAGGCCACGTGTATctgaaatttaatttacttaaaattaattaatcaaataattttattaattttgttttttttttataaaacaactacTATTTTATCATATTAACGGGCTGACTCGACACGTGGGCCTGGATAACTGAGTTAACCCACTACCACTCTGTTCAAGATCGCGCCagaaaaacaaaaccctaactCCCTGTCAACTGACCCAGGAAAACCCAAATCTCAGATTCAACTCAGATGCAGAACGGTACGTTCTCTTCctcttttggttcttcatgagCCTATTGCATGATTTGCTGTTCTATTTTGGGCTCAAGTTTTTCATCAATTTGACCAGTCAATCCAAAGTTAGGGTTCAAATTCAAttctttatttgaattttcttggGTTTAAGTCACTGATTTGAGTGAAGTAAAATAGGGTTTGGATGAAAATCTTGACTTGAACTGAATTTGGCTTTTTAGTTCGGGTTACTCTGTTATTGGTTTGGGTTTTGAGTGTCTTGGATTTTATGAAGACCATGTGCGTGGATGATTAATGGGTCTTGATGGAATTGGTAGAAAGAAAACTCCATGTTGTTGTTGTGCTGATGTAGTATGTAGGGGTAGTATTGAAGGGAAATGTGCTCTTGATGGTTTTGTGAGATCAATGCTTTaaatttgagttgaaaaaaGGTGGGTGAAAGGACCTGAAACGAAATGATGGATTCTCTGGGTTCGGGTGGGCCTGGCCCAAAGCGTTCATTGAGGAAGAAGGCGGGTTTGAAGAGTTATGATGAGAATTTGATGGATGATCTTATAGATAAGCATTTGGGTGGTTccatgaaaaagaagaatagaACGACACAGGACATAGAGAAAGAGACAGAGACAGAAGCCATGATAGCACTATCTGTAGGGTTTCCTATAGATGCATTGCTTGAAGAGGAGATTCAAGCAGGAGTAGTGAGTGAATTGGATGGGAAAGAACAAAATGATTACATAGTTGTGCGGAATCATATACTTGCAAGATGGAGAGATAATGTGCATTCATGGCTTTCAAAAGGTCAGATTAAAGAAACTGTGAGTAGTGAGTATGCTCATTTGATATCTTCGGCTTATGACTTTCTTCTGTATAATGGGTATATTAATTTTGGTGTTTCACCATCCTGTATGTCCCAAATTCCTGAGGAGGCTACTGAGGGATCAGTGATAATTGTTGGTGCTGGGCTTGCTGGATTAGCAGCAGCAAGACAACTGTTGTCATTTGGTTTCAAGGTTGTGGTTTTAGAAGGTAGGAATCGACCAGGGGGAAGAGTTTATACACAGAAGATGGGCCAGAAGGGTAATTATGCTGCTGTGGATCTTGGTGGCAGTGTTATTACTGGCATCCATGCCAATCCATTAGGAGTTCTTGCTAGACAACTATCCATTCCCCTTCATAAGGTTAGAGATCGGTGTCCCTTGTACAAGCCAGATGGAGAAGTCATTGACAAAGAAATTGATTCAATGATTGAAATCATCTTTAATAAGTTGCTCGATAAAGTCACCCAGTTAAGACAGATAATGGGTGGATTTGCAAATGACATTTCGCTTGGTTCGGTTTTGGAGACATTAAGGCAGTTGTATGCTGTGGTTAGAAGCACAGAGGAAAGACAATTGTTTGATTGGCATCTTGCAAACTTGGAATATGCAAATGCTGGATGTCTTACAAACCTGTCAGCTGCCTACTGGGACCAGGATGATCCTTATGAAATGGGTGGCGACCACTGCTTTCTTGCTGGGGGTAACTGGAGATTGATCAAGGCATTGTGTGAAGGAGTTCCTATATTCTATGGAAAGACTGTTCATACTATTAAGTACGGAAATGATGGTGTTGAGGTGATTGCTGGGGACCAAGTGTTTCAGGCAGATATGGTCCTGTGTACTGTGCCTCTTGGGGTCCTAAAGAAAAGGGCCATAAGATTTGAGCCAGAATTACCCGTAAGAAAGCTTGCTGCAATTGATAGATTGGGTTTTGGGTTGCTGAATAAAGTTGCCATGGTTTTCCCTCGAGTTTTTTGGGGGGAAGACCTGGACACCTTTGGGCGCCTTAGCAATTGTAGCCATAAACGTGGagaattctttttgttttacagTTATCATACTGTTTCTGGAGGTCCAGTACTTGTTGCTCTGGTGGCTGGAGAGGCTGCACAAGCATTTGAATACACGGATCCTTCCACTTTGCTACATCGTGTTCTAAACATACTCCGAGGTAATACACAGCTTTGCAGGGGATAACAGAGTATCAATGCACTTTCTAGTTTTTCCACTGGGCCTAACATAGTGTTTCACATTTTTCTTGGCTATTTTTTCAGGGATATATACTCCAAAGGGCATCAATGTGCCTAATCCCATACAAACAATATGTACAAGGTGGGGCAGTGATCCCCTTTCCTATGGTTCATATTCTCATGTCAGGGTACGTTCCTCTGGCAGCGACTATGATATACTTGCAGAAAGTGTAGCAGGTCGGCTGTTCTTTGCAGGCGAGGCCACAAATAGGCAATACCCAGCCAGCATGCATGGTGCCTTTCTGAGTGGCTTAAGAGAAGCTTCATGCATTTTGGGAGCTACAAGGTCTCATCAAAGTAATTCCAGGAAATTAACGCAGAAAAATATTGGACCAAGCAATGATGTCTTGATAGATCTATTCAAAAGGCCCGATCTAGCATTTGGAAAGTTTAGCTTTATATTTAACCCATTGACAGTAGACCCAAAAGCAATGGGGATTATGAGAATTAGTGTTGGAAATTCCAGTAGTGAAAACAGTAGTGAAAAGGAAATAGAGAACAGTAGCCAGAATTCTCCAGACCTACCATTGCAGCTTTACACCATGTTATCTCGCGAACAGGCACATCAGCTTCAACTGATTGCTGGAGAGGATGAAAGTAGGTTGTCTTTCTTGCTTAAAGATCTTGGGCTGAAGCTAATGGGACCTAGTTCAATGGGAAGCATAGGCAACTCTTTGGCCGCCACCATTGCTAGTGCACGAAGAGGCAGGGGCAGGTACCGAGTTTCTTCTAAATATGATTTCAGTTCAATGCACTAACTTTCAGACAGGATTAATCTGGAGTTGTCTTATGTATGCATATCTTCATGAAAGGGATGCCGAAAGATGGGTATCCCTTTCACTGATTCAGACtacttgtatatatattctaGCTAAGGAGGTTGGTCATTGGCTGGAGGATAAATCAATTTGTTGAAGCTTAGATGGGGTAGTTCATTTGTATTGTTTTCTTAACATTTCTAGATCCGAAGGTGGCTAGTTATGGGGGGTTTCATGTGGGTCAAAGTTTTGTAGTTGAGGAAGAAGCAAGAAAAGAGTATCTCAGTAGTTCTGCTTAATCTTGGAAATCTCATGTATTCCAGCCCTATGCCCATAGATTTTATTGTAGGAAATTTGTTGTATTTCTTGGGAACTTCTTGCTTTGTTGAAGTTCATGTGCATTTAAATTTCTAAGGTGGCATTTGGatacaatttctattttttatttttttaaatagaaatttttatactaaatagaagaattttatacaattttttttttttttttttttaaaaaaagtgttGTTAAGTACATAAGgtatctatttaaaataaaaataaaaatagaaaatgtatcCATGTACTAAAtgttgtatttaaaattttagttttggaaTATTAATCTCAAGAGGGTCGTGATATGCGtattcaatttttcataatcTGATATGTTTCGAGTCTTTGTCTTGAACATGACACTTAATCAACAAAATGCCTTCATCTCTTCATGATTAGAAGGAAGAGGAGTTGACTGAAGATGTGCTATGTAActtttccaattttcgaatAAGCATTCGGGTGGAAGTATTTGGTAACATGTCCATGTGGGAGACAGATatcttttaatcttttattcAAACATAAGATTATAAGTTTCGCAATTCCTAGAAAAAGAGAGattcaaccaaaaataaaaaatgaagaaagtataaaaagaaagaaagaaaaacagagtatAATGATTGAGAGTTGGATATATTTGGTAATAGATATTAGAGAGAGATCCAGAAGAGATAttcaaacataaatttaaacaaaaaaaaaaagacaaagaatAATGATTGGGAAATACACTCGAAGATTTTCAAAGATAACgttatttatttgattacaaTACTTGAAAGAGATGAGAGAGAAATCCATTAGGAGACATTCAAGAATAAGTTGATATATTTGGTAAAAGATCCCTAAGGGAGAGAGACAAAGTGTAATGATTGAAAAATATACTTACATTCCAACATAAGGTTATATTTTTGATAACATATACTTAAGagaaggggagagagagagagagaggaaggatTAATTGAAGAATTGGTATGCGAGACTTCAAATAAGCATATAAATAGCAGAAGGAAAAAACCGAGAAGCAAAAAAATGATGATTGAGAAATGTAATCAAAGATATTGAAACATAAAGTTATATGTGTGATGCTAGATCTCGGGTTTCAATTAAGCAATACacataaaagaaggaaaaaagaaaggatgCAGAGTATGACTATTGAAAAtgtatttagaaaaattttaacataAGATTATGTATGTGGTAATAGAttctagagagaaagagaaagcgAAGTATAATGATTGAGAATTGCACTTAGAGAAATTCAAACATAAGGTTAGACAATCAGTAAAGTATGAGGGAGAGAGAGATGatgataaaaatagaatataataattaagaaaagaGGTTCAAACATTGGGTTAAATATTCGGTAATagaagaaaaaggcaaaaagtAGAGTATAATAGAGAGAACATTCTAAACATGTAAACTATTGTTGCTGGTTGGTAACAATTGTCTCAGAATTTGGGTTTTAATGCTATGGTTAACAGTTGCTGGTTGCATGAAAAACACCAAAGGATTCTCCTCAAGACTACCATCCAGAATTTCATGGTCTTGTTGAATGTAACAAGAAATGAGGCTTTTATTATGgctgaaaataataataataataaataaataaatagaagaattCTCGTAATCACATCCTTTAACTTACAACAGCTGAAACCAGAAGATTCTTAAAAGTAAAATCACCTGAGAGGAAAGTTTTTTAGCATAGTGCTTGCATTTGTTAATATATAGTATGACTGctattagtttgaaatttcaaaaaacgcccccctcccccctcccccctcccccacacacaccaaaaaaaaaaaaaaaaaatcatttaacatGATTGAaagatttctaattttaaaggTAAAATGAGTAAAAATCTAAAGATGAATTTTAAGGTTATTCACAAGAAGGTAAAGActttaaaagatgattttgaaTGTTATCAATTAATTATGTTTCTTGCTTTTTTTCTTGTGCCTTTTTCAAGTTAACCATCTTTTAGCATAACAATCTTCCCTATCCAATATATTGCAAAGCACTAGGCAAAAcccaaaaatattattgtttcaaatattttattcataaataaaataatgaatatttaaaaagtaaaatcataaagaaataaataaaaattgtgctCTAATCTTTATGCTCAAAAGACCTCAACTTAAATATATGagtctataaaaaatataaatggtcATTTATGatcatttaatcatattttgatttttcataagtTCATATTCTATAGTAAAGAACACAAACACACTAGTATTTATGCTTCAAACTTTAAAAGGACATCAAAAAGTACCATAACATATAAAACATTAGactagaaaattttcaaattttaaaaatttagaaacaaaGTTTAGAGCACTACGATAGACCAAATCTTTAATTCTAACTCAATTTAAGAAAAACAACTCACAAATTTACATCAAACTTGAGCTAGAAAAATAATGCATCCAAAGGAcatttgaatttcttaaataagTCTATATTTAAAACTCATATGATGTAAGTTGTAGGATCGTAGACTAGGTCATCACAAGGCACAATAAATAGTGCAAAGTCTATATTAAATGTACAAAAATTGTGCATAGGCAACTATTCCAATAGGGAATTAATGCAAAGAACAAAACTCATAACTGTCATCAAGAGGCACATTGGTTTTTGCCCAACTCCCTTGTTTAGGGGCCTTGAAATTTTGTGATTTCAAGGCCTTAAACAATGGGATTTAGTCCAAATTAAAAACAGCTTGCACCATAGGATGGTTGtgaattttggtttttgatgTGATTCCCTCCTAAAATGGATGTCCATGATCAAATTTTCTGATTTAACCTAGGTCTCTTGCACTATTCACTATGCTTTGCCATATCATGTAGGGCCCTATAATCTAAAGCCTTACAATAATCTACATTGATTATGCAAATCAAGACTAAAACTTCAactttccaattaaaaaaaacaaatattcaacTATCTAAATTACAAACAATGCTTACTAATGAATAAACATGATGCTAGAACTTTACCTTGAGCCattttagaaaatcaaaatgaatCCGAAAGCTTCCTGCACTAATTCTGAGTTGTGGAAGCCCTAGATGATTCTTAACCTTATGCTTTTTACTCCCTTTTAGTTCTTATGTTAGTGTTGGATTCTCACAAACCCTAATACATGAGTCAAGAAGAACCATCGTTCTTTTAAAGAAGACctcaattaatttttcaaatattaaatgaatCCTATGGGATACGCAATCTCAATCTTTATTATTCATAATTATAAAGTGGAATTTATTACATtatcaaaaatgaaattcaaattttataaaagaaaattcataaatgaaGGGTGATATCTACCTAGATtacatacaaataaattaataagctAAAAGAACTACCCACAATAAAAGGCAATTTAAGAGTAAGTTTAATCCTCACCACTTGATTAATTGTTACCTTCATGTCAACGGTAAGGTGcaccattttattataaaatcatCAAACCTTTTTAATTGAAACCAATTAATTTTCTTGACTAAATGGTAAAAAGACGTTAGTCATCGTCAATGgtgttttgaaaataggaaaaagtatctcttaatcaaataaaaaacaaataatttgaataGGGGTAAAAAAATTTCCCTTACGTGCACatgaggaaaataataataatttgattcaCATGTACCAAGGATGAAAActcaaatattacatttttgaAGTCTTTATGCTCATTTTAGTGATTTTGGTTTGttaattgagaattttttttaaatacccgattaatatttataaaaaaaaaattaaaaatctttctTAAAAGGAAGATTGATCTTccttaactattttttatctcAATGTTGAAAGACTACCATGCCCATAATATTTAAATGGCTAATTTTTTTACATCTAGGCTAAGAATAGTCTTTCCATGCTAAGAAGACACTAACtagtgaattttaatttttagagagATGGTAGGTTGAGAAGGGTACTAGATTAGTTAAAAAAgtcttaatacaaaaaatttgtaTCATGTCATTGAGATCGCAATAGTTTTGGAagactattatttttatttttatttttaatattgttttgatattattatttttccccCCTCAATATAACAACCCAAAATCACCAAATAAAGTATAGATAAGATTTCTGAAATGTAATTTTTGAGTTTTCATCATTGGTATGTGTAAGTCATGTGGACacaaagaaaaagtgaaaataaaatatctattttggtcaaattattttgttttctttttatatgacTATGAGATACttcttactattttttaaatgccATTAATGATGactaaaattcatgaaaattaatttattttcaattaaaaaaaaacttggtgATTTTATGATAGAATGTTGCACCTCATAGTTGACCCAAAcctaacaattaaataaaaattgtaaggttcatgtttttctcttaaattgtcatttttttaagtAGCTCCTTTTAGCTTATTTAATCTATCTATGTAAAAGGAATGCAATATATGTAAGTAGATACTACTTatttatgcattttcttttctaaaactTGAATTTCATTTCTAACAATGTAATAAATTCAACCTAATTCTATATAATAAAGATTGAGCTTTTGCATATCCCAAAGGATTCATTAAATACTTGAGAAATTAATTATGGTCATCTTTAAAAGAATTGTGATTCCTCTCTTGACTCATGTATTAGGGTTTGTGAGAATCCAACTCTAACATAAGAGGTGagacaaagtaaaaaaaaaaacataaggttAAATATCCTCTAGGGTTTCCATAATTTCAAACTACTACACAAAGCTTTCAAATTAGTCTTGATTTACTGAAAACGACTCAAGGtaaattaaattctaatattaTGTTTATTCACCACTAAGCATTATTTAGAACTTATATAGCCGAAGatccattttttaattagaaagttGAAGTTCCAATCTTGATTTTCACAATCATAGTAGATCataaggctttagatgatatggTTTTACAAGATTATTAATTGGAAAACATAGTGGATAGTATGGGAGACCTAGGTTAAAGGTAGCAAATTTGGTTATGGACACTCATTCTAGAAGGGAATTAGagtaaagaagaaaatttatagCCAACCCATTGTGTAAGCTATTTTTCAACCAAATGCTTTGTTTAAGgcctcaaaatttaaaaataaaaataaaaattagaccCTAAACAATGGAGTTTGACTAAAAAACATTGTGTATATGACATAATTTTGCATTTTGTTCCTAACACTAATTTTCTTCTGGAATAGGTGTTTATGACCAATTTTGATATGTCTAACCCAAGCTTCACACTATTTATTGTGCCTTCTGATGATCTTGCACACCATATTATCGAGGTTCTTGCAATATACATCATATAGATTGTAAATATAGAATcatttaagaaattcaaatatcatttgaatgcaatatttttttttactcaatcaAAGTTGatgtaaatttgtaatttctttCATCACATATTTGGTTGGAGTTTAAGGTTTGGTCTCTTCAATTATGAATCCAagctttgtttttaaattttcaaaattctatagTGTAATTTTTTTAGATGTTTAGGTGATTAAGTAGtacttttagtgttttttttcttttaaattctaATGCATAAATATTATGGTTAATTTCACTCACGTCCTTAAGGTTTGGTGTAAATACACCTAACCACCATAAGTTTTGAATTTTATCAATTAGTACccctataaattaatttttattaatttcatttattttttagagagattttagatatatatattttttaaataggtgTGTTTaataattctctaaaaattaaattttatatatgaaatacatttataaagatgttaattgaagaaaaaatatattttataaataaagtaaatttaTGGAGGTGCTATATGACAAAATTTGAAACCATTGGTGTGGTTTAGTGCTTTACACTAAATTAACCTCAAAGgttgtgaatgaaattaacactaaatattattttgtttgctttctttaCCATAGAGTTCAtgcatatatatgaaaatcaaaatataattaaatgatcttttatttgtttgatcTATTTGTGTTGAGgcctttcaaatcaaatattaaggtgccaattttgtttttatggttCTGCTTACCATGCACTAAAAAGATTTGAAACACTAATATTTTTAAGCTTTACCTTAGTGTTTTGGAATCTATTTGATGGGGAATGTAGTTCTGctaaagaaagaggaaaaagagaaaaaacataattgatttataacattaatttaaaatcatcttTAGGTCTTTAGCTTCTTATTGAATAGCTTTATAATTcatcttttagatttttatcaattccactttcaaaattaattttgctttttttaatagaaattaatCTTTCAATCATGTACTTAAATGTCTCTATTCTACTAGAATTTCTTCAATACCTTCTTAGAGATATGAAaagctttattatttttatattcaacaaGATCATGACTTTTGGGTGATTTCAGGCAACGACCAACTATTAACCAATGCATAATTAGAATCCAAATTCTTACAATTGTACATCACATACTGCTCTCTTCCCTTTCTTCGCTTTGCTTTATGACAAATTGTAAAACATTTGAAtcttattttatgaaattaaaaaagtaaatgGGTGAATGGACGTCAAAAGAATGTATATTATTCATGGTATACATTACAACCCTTAAATATATACATGACTTACCAAAGAATACATGGAACTATACAAAGTATACATACATCACTCCTAAACATAACAATTGATCATTGATGACTACTCTTGAATTGTAGGAGAAATTGATTATCTCCTAATAGAAATAACACATTAGAGATACACAGAAATTTCTGATCAGCCATATTGAGAGGGATTACTCTATGGATCAacacaattccaatttttgTTGATGGAGGCATCATGGTGGATGCAACACTCCTTCGTTCAAAGATTGTAACCTGTGCTCTTTATTGCACGAAGAACAAAGATAAATTCATCATAGCTCTTTTGGGACGTGAGTGCCCATTCCCTCCTTCCCAAGTTTCCTTGTGGTATAGTTGAACCCTTTTGTCCTTGGGGCCAGCCCCTAATTAATGCAGCTCTTCCACTTCTTTTTTGGTTGTCCTCTTCCAAAATGACTCTCAAACTGGGCAAGAGTCAAATTGTCTGGTAAAAAAGGAACAAGTTATGTACCAATTAAGCACAAACAAATCATGCATTGATCCTTATCATAATGTCATAATTTTGCTATGAAAAACTAAGCCAAACATATGATCCATGACTAAGATGAAATTGGACTGACCATTGGTCAAATTGACGTCAGTTATGCCAGTGAGATCTTGCTTCTTTAATAGCCCTGgccaagaaaaagaacaaaaatgacTCAACACAAGAATTCATACATAGATCAACACATACCCATCTgtataatttttggaaattcacCTAAGATTTTACATGTAGAGACCAACCAAGGAAAATGAAGCATAGTTTAACCATGGAGAACAACAATCAGCAAGATTCATTCAAAAGGCAATATTTTCTAGCAGATTTCACTGAAGATTGCTGGATTTTGATCAGATCGAAAATATTATCCAACAAAGCAGTGTACTGTAGAGA
This window contains:
- the LOC117908438 gene encoding lysine-specific histone demethylase 1 homolog 2, which codes for MMDSLGSGGPGPKRSLRKKAGLKSYDENLMDDLIDKHLGGSMKKKNRTTQDIEKETETEAMIALSVGFPIDALLEEEIQAGVVSELDGKEQNDYIVVRNHILARWRDNVHSWLSKGQIKETVSSEYAHLISSAYDFLLYNGYINFGVSPSCMSQIPEEATEGSVIIVGAGLAGLAAARQLLSFGFKVVVLEGRNRPGGRVYTQKMGQKGNYAAVDLGGSVITGIHANPLGVLARQLSIPLHKVRDRCPLYKPDGEVIDKEIDSMIEIIFNKLLDKVTQLRQIMGGFANDISLGSVLETLRQLYAVVRSTEERQLFDWHLANLEYANAGCLTNLSAAYWDQDDPYEMGGDHCFLAGGNWRLIKALCEGVPIFYGKTVHTIKYGNDGVEVIAGDQVFQADMVLCTVPLGVLKKRAIRFEPELPVRKLAAIDRLGFGLLNKVAMVFPRVFWGEDLDTFGRLSNCSHKRGEFFLFYSYHTVSGGPVLVALVAGEAAQAFEYTDPSTLLHRVLNILRGIYTPKGINVPNPIQTICTRWGSDPLSYGSYSHVRVRSSGSDYDILAESVAGRLFFAGEATNRQYPASMHGAFLSGLREASCILGATRSHQSNSRKLTQKNIGPSNDVLIDLFKRPDLAFGKFSFIFNPLTVDPKAMGIMRISVGNSSSENSSEKEIENSSQNSPDLPLQLYTMLSREQAHQLQLIAGEDESRLSFLLKDLGLKLMGPSSMGSIGNSLAATIASARRGRGRYRVSSKYDFSSMH